A genomic segment from Cuculus canorus isolate bCucCan1 chromosome 20, bCucCan1.pri, whole genome shotgun sequence encodes:
- the NUFIP2 gene encoding FMR1-interacting protein NUFIP2 isoform X2 — MGYGELNGNAGEREVSLKGLCADETTTPGSRVPNGSQQLVDTNVTSKQTVKASTLGKAGIKPKNFIQKNSVDKKNEKSSENKLRESQTSDKPEGVSIPNGVVTNNSNYITNGYVGKGADNDGSGSESGYTTPKKRKGRRNSAKGCENLNLVQDKIMQQEVSAPTLKQELEGFKPDYSEQKGNRIENTKPVWKYEAGAGGAGRGKPGLGDVQRKNSDAKPGISSKKFDDRPKGKHVSSATSKEDSWTLFKPPPVFPVDNSSAKIVPKISYASKVKENLNKAAQTPSTSSSSSSSSAGETQAQTSSRLSQVPMSAMKSVTSASFSNGPILAGTDGSVYSLGTQPLLPTTASTVPSASSESAPQDASTASTALEQKKSSLFIYPSNMQTVLLGAAQVDFPSQTNQQNLGDIFQNQWGLSFINEPSAGPETVVGKSADNQLMEVTFQGEYPATLVSQCAEISPSGTEQPVFPKAYELDKRTSPQILSAILKPGTAVEGGVLALESHHTGDLQKADAGSQGALVFLSKDYEVENPLASPTNNLLASAKEQRYQRGLERKDSWGSFDLRAAILYHTKEMESVWNLQKQDPKRIITYDEAMDRPDQ, encoded by the coding sequence GCTACGGAGAGCTAAATGGTAACgcaggagaaagagaagtgtCATTAAAGGGCCTGTGCGCTGATGAAACCACCACCCCCGGATCCAGGGTACctaatggcagccagcagctcGTAGACACTAACGTCACCTCAAAGCAGACTGTGAAGGCCAGCACTTTGGGGAAAGCTGGAATCAAACCCAAGAACTTCATTCAGAAAAATAGCGTGGACAAAAAGAATGAGAAGTCCTCTGAAAATAAACTTCGAGAAAGCCAGACCTCAGACAAGCCAGAGGGAGTGTCTATTCCAAACGGCGTGGTAACCAATAATTCTAACTATATCACGAATGGCTACGTAGGCAAAGGGGCCGATAATGATGGTAGCGGCTCCGAGAGTGGATATACTACGCctaaaaagaggaaaggcaggCGCAACAGTGCCAAGGGTTGTGAGAACTTGAATCTAGTACAGGACAAAATAATGCAGCAGGAGGTCAGTGCACCAACCTTAAAACAGGAACTTGAGGGTTTCAAGCCTGATTATAGTGAACAGAAGGGGAACCGAATTGAAAATACTAAGCCTGTTTGGAAATACGAGGCTGGGGCTGGTGGAGCAGGCCGGGGAAAGCCTGGGCTTGGGGATGTACAGCGAAAAAACTCTGATGCCAAACCTGGGATTAGCAGCAAGAAGTTTGATGACCGGCCCAAAGGGAAGCATGTGTCGTCAGCTACGTCTAAAGAGGACTCATGGACCTTATTTAAACCACCCCCAGTGTTTCCAGTGGACAACAGCAGTGCTAAAATTGTTCCCAAAATAAGTTATGCAAGTAAAGTTAAAGAAAACCTTAACAAAGCAGCCCAAACGCCATCCACGTCATCTTCGTCATCTTCATCATCTGCTGGGGAAACTCAGGCCCAAACATCGAGTCGACTCTCCCAGGTCCCTATGTCTGCTATGAAATCTGTTACTTCTGCTAGCTTCTCCAATGGGCCGATTCTAGCAGGGACCGATGGAAGCGTGTATTCCCTAGGGACCCAGCCACTGCTCCCAACCACTGCTAGTACTGTCCCATCTGCCTCCTCCGAGTCAGCACCCCAGGATGCGAGTACAGCTTCGACGGCTCTCGAACAAAAGAAATCTAGCCTTTTTATCTACCCTTCAAATATGCAAACTGTGCTTCTGGGTGCAGCGCAAGTCGATTTCCCATCGCAGACCAATCAGCAGAACCTGGGAGATATCTTCCAGAATCAGTGGGGCTTGTCTTTCATCAACGAGCCCAGTGCTGGGCCTGAAACTGTCGTGGGGAAATCTGCGGATAATCAGTTAATGGAAGTGACATTTCAAGGGGAATATCCTGCCACTTTGGTTTCACAATGTGCTGAAATCAGTCCCTCAGGAACTGAACAACCTGTGTTTCCTAAGGCTTATGAGCTGGATAAACGGACTAGCCCTCAAATTCTTAGTGCTATTCTTAAGCCTGGGACTGCTGTGGAGGGTGGTGTCTTAGCTTTGGAGTCGCATCACACAGGTGACCTACAAAAGGCAGATGCCGGTAGCCAAGGTGCTTTAGTGTTTCTTTCAAAAGACTATGAAGTAGAGAATCCTCTGGCCTCTCCTACGAACAATTTGCTAGCCTCCGCCAAAGAACAGAGGTACCAGAGAGGCCTAGAAAGGAAAGATAGCTGGGGTTCTTTTGACCTGAGGGCTGCTATTCTATATCACACTAAAG